GCCCGCAGCCGGCACACTGGAACAGCCAGTCGCGCTGTTCGGTGATCCCGTCCCGCGCGATCGCGTGAACGGCGATCCCGAGGTGCTCGGCGACGTTTTGCATCGCGTAGTCGTCGGTGACGAGCGTCCCGTCAAGTTCGAATGCGGTCGCGAGCAGACGGGTGTCCGTCTCCGACAGCTCGTCGGCGTCGCCGGTTTCGCGTGCCGCACGCGAGACCTTCTCGACGGTTCCCTCGGCGGGGATGTGGATGTGCATCCCCGCACCCTCCATCGCGTCGAACCTGAAGGCGTGTTCGCCCTCGAGTTCCTCCTGGACGAGCGGGATCGATGCCGTCTGCTCGTCGGTGTGATACTCGTGAATGAACGCGGACGTGTCGAGAACGTGCATCTAGCGTTGAACGACGATGTAGTCTTTGACCGCCTGCACTGTAGAGACCGGGACCCGTAGTCGTCCCCGATCGTCGGTGTCGAACGACACCTGCCGGACGTCGAGCTGCTCGTGGGGCGAAACGAGGAGATGTTCGAGGCGCCCGGACTTCAGGTCCATCGTGATGTTGTACAGGTCACCCAGCTCTGTGCCGTCGGTTCCCATGACGGCTTTCCCCGAGAGGTTCTCGGCGAGTATGTCTGCCATGCTTCGAATGACAGACTGGAGCGATATAAACGCCACGGGGCGTCGGACGGTTGCGCGCCGGCTGTCGGACGGGCGACGGGGACGACGGTTCTGAAAGGCTTAACTCCCGCCCCCGACTGTACCAACCAAGGAGTTTTCGGGGGACCCATGTCGAACGACACATCCACTGACGCCGGGACGGAGGACGCGGCCACGCTGCGGACGCCCATCGTCGCCGTCCTCGGCCACGTCGACCACGGGAAGACCAGCTTGCTCGACAAGATACGCGGCTCGGCCGTAAGCGAAGGCGAGTCCGGAGCGATCACCCAGCACATCGGCGCGACGGCGGTTCCGCTGGAGACGATCTCCTCGATGGCAGGGGAACTCGTCGATCCGGACGACTTCGATCTGCCGGGGCTTTTGTTCATCGACACGCCGGGACACCACTCGTTTTCGACGCTGCGG
The Halalkaliarchaeum desulfuricum DNA segment above includes these coding regions:
- a CDS encoding NOB1 family endonuclease codes for the protein MHVLDTSAFIHEYHTDEQTASIPLVQEELEGEHAFRFDAMEGAGMHIHIPAEGTVEKVSRAARETGDADELSETDTRLLATAFELDGTLVTDDYAMQNVAEHLGIAVHAIARDGITEQRDWLFQCAGCGREFDEQHDRCPICGSELTRKNPA
- a CDS encoding PRC-barrel domain-containing protein; protein product: MADILAENLSGKAVMGTDGTELGDLYNITMDLKSGRLEHLLVSPHEQLDVRQVSFDTDDRGRLRVPVSTVQAVKDYIVVQR